Proteins from a single region of Pyxidicoccus trucidator:
- a CDS encoding di-heme oxidoredictase family protein, whose translation MRNRTAGLAVVAVVAALFASDSFAATYGATQSGSSAIFYVDTTSWADIHYTKNNGGQLNFRMAIVNGRNEYTVTGLVAGDFIDYSFTYWDVSCNCARDTSWTRYTHSGTPPPPVDSGTGTDAGQPPPPPPLGDIVPLFNNTTPLEAATVENTATAIITRVGDRVRDRHAREDEYQAYDHYLTRYFEKRTHSVEIIDEVAKGGSRIVVNLRTIYPYDSPDFRAFFRGLNTVAEYFHNADMTTVNDYLYTSSVNFNAKEGRAIRVGDRMEIEIGVFLRQPVEGRFNYYSTAMLYMVGTGGIAPFEVSGAIEDSFPLPAAGLSGGLTTQNQPLSNEPRNRFLQMAMNMAPVNAQPFVEGRRLHHTHFGDGSHSEPNNPALTEHANKLGPNYVSTSCISCHVQNGRGLPPAVNTTLGNYVVKVSNSSGGKDAFLGYRLQPRRTSGTPEADVRISGWTLSSGTFSDGTGYQLRKPTYSFVNVTPTNYSARVTPQLVGLGLLEAVPESAIVALSDPNDANGDGISGRTQKVLDPETGATRLGRFGWKAGAAKVKHQVADALVNDMGVTSPVFTTSDCGTQQTGCPGASTELSAADLDKMTRYIALLGVPARRDLRDATALRGETLFQSAGCAKCHTASLTTSQYHPNTELRSQTIRPYTDLLLHDMGSGLADNLGEGQASGAEWRTPPLWGIGLTAGVSGGEAYLHDGRARNLSEAILWHGGEGQAAKNAFVSMNSADRAALLKFLQSL comes from the coding sequence ATGCGCAACAGAACAGCAGGACTGGCTGTGGTCGCAGTCGTCGCCGCGTTGTTTGCGAGCGACTCATTCGCGGCAACCTATGGAGCGACGCAGTCGGGCTCCTCCGCCATCTTCTATGTCGACACCACGTCGTGGGCGGACATCCACTACACGAAGAACAACGGAGGCCAGCTCAACTTCCGGATGGCCATCGTCAACGGCCGGAACGAGTACACGGTGACGGGCCTCGTCGCGGGCGACTTCATCGACTACTCGTTCACGTACTGGGATGTGTCCTGCAACTGTGCCCGCGACACGTCGTGGACCCGGTACACGCACAGCGGCACGCCGCCTCCTCCGGTGGACTCGGGCACGGGCACCGACGCGGGCCAACCCCCGCCCCCTCCGCCCCTCGGGGACATCGTCCCGCTCTTCAACAACACCACGCCGCTAGAGGCGGCCACGGTGGAGAACACGGCCACGGCCATCATCACCCGCGTCGGTGACCGCGTACGCGACCGCCACGCGCGCGAGGACGAGTACCAAGCCTACGACCACTACCTGACGCGCTACTTCGAGAAGCGCACGCACTCCGTCGAAATCATCGACGAGGTGGCCAAGGGCGGCAGCCGCATCGTGGTCAACCTCCGCACCATCTACCCGTATGACAGCCCGGACTTCCGCGCGTTCTTCCGCGGCCTGAACACGGTGGCCGAGTACTTCCACAACGCCGACATGACCACCGTCAACGACTACCTCTACACCTCCAGCGTGAACTTCAACGCCAAGGAGGGTCGCGCCATCCGCGTGGGCGACCGCATGGAGATTGAAATCGGCGTCTTCCTTCGGCAACCGGTGGAAGGCCGCTTCAACTACTACTCCACGGCCATGCTCTACATGGTCGGCACCGGCGGCATCGCCCCGTTCGAAGTCTCGGGCGCCATCGAGGACTCGTTCCCCCTGCCGGCGGCCGGCCTCAGCGGCGGCCTGACGACGCAGAACCAGCCCCTGTCCAACGAGCCGCGCAACCGCTTCCTCCAGATGGCCATGAACATGGCCCCGGTGAACGCGCAGCCCTTCGTGGAAGGCCGCCGCCTGCACCACACGCACTTCGGGGATGGCAGCCACTCCGAGCCGAACAACCCCGCCCTCACCGAGCACGCGAACAAGCTCGGCCCCAACTACGTCTCCACCTCCTGCATCTCCTGCCACGTGCAGAACGGCCGCGGCCTGCCGCCCGCCGTCAACACCACGCTGGGCAACTACGTGGTCAAGGTGAGCAACTCCAGCGGTGGCAAGGACGCGTTCCTCGGCTACCGGCTCCAGCCGCGCCGCACCAGCGGCACGCCCGAGGCGGACGTCCGCATCTCCGGGTGGACGCTCTCCAGCGGCACGTTCAGCGACGGCACGGGGTACCAGCTGCGCAAGCCGACCTACAGCTTCGTGAACGTCACGCCGACGAACTACTCGGCGCGCGTCACCCCGCAGCTCGTCGGCCTGGGCTTGCTGGAGGCGGTGCCGGAGAGCGCCATCGTCGCGCTGTCGGACCCGAACGACGCCAACGGCGACGGCATCTCCGGGCGCACGCAGAAGGTGCTGGACCCCGAGACGGGCGCGACGCGCCTGGGCCGCTTCGGCTGGAAGGCCGGCGCGGCGAAGGTGAAGCACCAGGTGGCGGACGCCCTGGTGAATGACATGGGCGTGACGTCTCCCGTCTTCACCACCTCGGACTGCGGCACGCAGCAGACGGGCTGCCCGGGCGCCAGCACGGAGCTGTCCGCGGCGGACCTGGACAAGATGACGCGCTACATCGCCCTGCTGGGCGTGCCGGCGCGCCGCGACCTCCGCGACGCCACGGCGCTGCGCGGCGAGACGCTGTTCCAGAGCGCGGGCTGCGCGAAGTGCCACACGGCCTCGCTCACCACCAGCCAGTACCACCCGAACACCGAGCTGCGGAGCCAGACCATCCGCCCGTACACGGACCTGCTGCTGCACGACATGGGCTCCGGGCTGGCCGACAACCTCGGCGAGGGCCAGGCCTCCGGCGCCGAGTGGCGCACGCCGCCCCTCTGGGGCATCGGCCTGACGGCGGGAGTCAGCGGTGGCGAGGCGTACCTGCACGACGGCCGCGCCCGCAACCTCTCCGAGGCCATCCTCTGGCACGGCGGCGAGGGCCAGGCGGCGAAGAACGCCTTCGTCAGCATGAACAGCGCCGACCGCGCCGCGCTGCTCAAGTTCCTGCAGTCGCTGTAA
- a CDS encoding diguanylate cyclase yields MTSLTSFPSPGRLLRHSVRAIPAAAALATFIHLARGGFRGLHTLEWFEAALVGFLLVGIAVAAWHRAMRGAVGAVIDLRDDLELGGGLIAAAFIVVAIGGGELFPLVYLLMAFLVAFLPRNAGLTLLGVALVFDALVTLAGPVPNVSGFLTHAAFLALFSGLYHLVLAARMAAARRAESDAVQKRIREVEERARTFRLVSSGTQDSFSGMSSDEKWLVASVKEIEGAVHAALEIAETGLRTHTCAAFLLTSDDRSLKLYDCRSGSERVQRERFNAGEGIIGGVLKRRAPVRMNSPQGLKGVTHYDGGGPTVQALLAVPILEGSGLVRGVLVADRMANEPFSDQDEKLLSIIAGEVLRSIEVERVMSYIRKTRDEKDRFFRAIEELNRAGSPDQVFVAVLESTRHLAGLDFCAVTLVSEVEGKRMHRVVRMSGVTAQGQALEGQSFPDNNGLVANVVRYGAPLPGRDIKAMDRQIIFDDETQIRGLGALKIFPLVAGDRILGTLVAGSRKKAAFEQDVLRMIEVIAIQAAQAVLRAQLYEQMERMATTDGLTGLFNHRTFQAKADEVLAQARRYQRKCSIILTDVDHFKSVNDTYGHPTGDQVLKGVARIIKTMARDTDVVARYGGEEFVIVMPETDSKGAYTISERIREAVKAEVFQTEMGPLRITMSLGIATFPDNGLEKQQLIDLADQCLYHSKRNGRNQSVTVAQMQGGRKLQAAEAS; encoded by the coding sequence ATGACGTCGCTGACCTCGTTTCCGTCTCCCGGAAGGTTGCTGCGTCACTCGGTGAGGGCCATTCCGGCCGCCGCCGCGCTGGCCACGTTCATCCACCTGGCACGCGGAGGCTTCCGAGGGCTCCACACGCTGGAGTGGTTCGAGGCGGCCCTGGTGGGCTTCCTGCTGGTGGGCATCGCCGTGGCCGCCTGGCACCGCGCCATGCGGGGCGCGGTGGGCGCGGTCATCGACCTGCGTGACGACCTGGAGCTGGGCGGCGGGCTCATCGCCGCGGCCTTCATCGTCGTGGCCATTGGCGGCGGGGAGCTGTTCCCCCTCGTGTATCTGTTGATGGCGTTCCTGGTGGCCTTCCTGCCGCGCAACGCGGGGCTGACGCTGCTGGGCGTGGCGCTGGTGTTCGACGCGCTGGTGACGCTCGCGGGCCCCGTGCCCAACGTGTCCGGCTTCCTCACGCACGCGGCCTTCCTGGCGCTGTTCTCCGGGCTCTACCACCTGGTGCTGGCGGCGCGGATGGCCGCGGCGCGCCGGGCGGAGAGCGACGCGGTGCAGAAGCGCATCCGCGAGGTGGAGGAGCGCGCGCGCACCTTCCGGCTGGTGTCCTCCGGGACGCAGGACAGCTTCAGCGGGATGAGCAGCGACGAGAAGTGGCTGGTCGCCTCGGTGAAGGAAATCGAGGGCGCGGTGCACGCGGCGCTGGAGATTGCCGAGACGGGCCTGCGCACCCACACCTGCGCTGCGTTCCTGCTCACGTCGGATGACCGGAGCCTGAAGCTGTACGACTGCCGCTCGGGCTCCGAGCGCGTGCAGCGCGAGCGCTTCAACGCGGGTGAGGGCATCATCGGCGGAGTGCTGAAGCGCCGGGCGCCGGTGCGGATGAACTCGCCGCAGGGGCTCAAGGGCGTGACGCACTACGACGGCGGCGGGCCCACGGTGCAGGCCCTGCTCGCCGTCCCCATCCTCGAGGGCAGCGGGCTGGTGCGCGGCGTGCTGGTGGCGGACCGCATGGCCAACGAGCCCTTCAGCGACCAGGACGAGAAGCTGCTGTCCATCATCGCCGGCGAGGTGCTGCGCTCCATCGAGGTGGAGCGGGTGATGAGCTACATCCGCAAGACGCGTGACGAGAAGGACCGGTTCTTCCGCGCGATTGAAGAGCTGAACCGCGCGGGCAGCCCGGACCAGGTCTTCGTGGCCGTGCTGGAGAGCACCCGGCACCTGGCGGGGCTGGACTTCTGCGCGGTGACGCTGGTGTCCGAGGTGGAAGGCAAGCGGATGCACCGCGTGGTGCGGATGTCGGGCGTGACGGCGCAGGGGCAGGCGCTGGAGGGCCAGTCGTTCCCCGACAACAACGGGCTGGTCGCCAACGTGGTGCGCTACGGGGCGCCGCTGCCGGGCCGCGACATCAAGGCGATGGACCGGCAGATCATCTTCGACGACGAGACGCAGATTCGCGGCCTGGGCGCGCTGAAGATCTTCCCGCTGGTGGCGGGGGACCGCATCCTCGGCACGCTCGTGGCGGGCTCGCGCAAGAAGGCCGCGTTCGAGCAGGACGTGCTGCGGATGATCGAGGTCATCGCCATCCAGGCCGCCCAGGCGGTGCTGCGCGCACAGCTCTACGAGCAGATGGAGCGGATGGCCACCACGGACGGCCTCACCGGCCTGTTCAACCACCGCACCTTCCAGGCGAAGGCGGACGAGGTCCTCGCGCAGGCGCGGCGCTACCAGCGCAAGTGCTCGATCATCCTCACCGACGTGGACCACTTCAAGAGCGTCAACGACACCTACGGCCACCCCACGGGCGACCAGGTGCTCAAGGGCGTGGCGCGCATCATCAAGACGATGGCCCGCGACACCGACGTGGTGGCCCGCTACGGCGGCGAGGAGTTCGTCATCGTCATGCCGGAGACGGACTCCAAGGGCGCCTACACCATCTCCGAGCGCATCCGCGAGGCCGTGAAGGCCGAGGTCTTCCAGACCGAGATGGGCCCGCTGCGAATCACCATGTCGCTGGGCATCGCCACCTTCCCCGACAACGGCCTGGAGAAGCAGCAGCTCATCGACCTCGCGGACCAGTGCCTGTACCACTCCAAGCGCAACGGCCGGAACCAGTCCGTCACCGTGGCGCAGATGCAGGGTGGGCGGAAGCTCCAGGCCGCCGAGGCCTCCTGA
- a CDS encoding FtsB family cell division protein, whose translation MTARRKFLVVAVGVAGALSLLSVADAKGFRRYLSLRQDVDSLQERNRGLAEQNEALRQEINALRKDPAALERAVREELGYVKPGEIVFHLESP comes from the coding sequence ATGACGGCGAGGCGAAAGTTCCTGGTGGTGGCGGTGGGTGTGGCGGGGGCCTTGAGCCTGCTGTCGGTGGCGGATGCCAAGGGCTTCCGGCGCTACCTCTCGCTGCGTCAGGACGTGGACTCGCTGCAGGAGCGCAACCGCGGGCTGGCCGAGCAGAACGAGGCCCTGCGGCAGGAAATCAACGCCCTGCGCAAGGACCCGGCGGCGCTGGAGCGGGCCGTGCGCGAGGAGCTGGGCTACGTGAAGCCGGGAGAGATTGTCTTCCACCTGGAGTCCCCATGA
- a CDS encoding TlpA family protein disulfide reductase gives MKSVARAWVCAALLVVGLAGCRGTKPVDVGPAFLQALALPSVGPTRHEARALNGKVVLVSFFATWCFPCLAEMPTLEALQRDYGARGFQVVSVGMDLEGAKVLQPFADHYALRYPVLVADDFMREGQTAFGHIRALPTTVLLDRRGRAVAGWQGVEGHTDVAKAIEKLLTED, from the coding sequence ATGAAGTCGGTCGCCCGTGCGTGGGTGTGTGCGGCCCTGCTGGTGGTGGGGCTGGCCGGCTGCCGGGGCACGAAGCCGGTGGATGTGGGGCCGGCCTTCCTCCAGGCGCTGGCCCTGCCCTCGGTGGGGCCCACCCGGCACGAGGCGCGCGCGCTGAACGGCAAGGTGGTGCTGGTCTCCTTCTTCGCGACCTGGTGCTTCCCGTGCCTCGCGGAGATGCCCACGCTGGAGGCGCTGCAGCGCGACTATGGCGCGCGGGGCTTCCAGGTGGTGTCGGTGGGCATGGACCTGGAGGGCGCGAAGGTGCTCCAGCCCTTCGCGGACCACTACGCGCTCCGCTACCCGGTGCTGGTGGCGGATGACTTCATGCGCGAGGGGCAGACCGCCTTCGGCCATATCCGCGCGCTGCCCACCACCGTCCTGCTGGACCGCCGTGGCCGTGCCGTGGCCGGGTGGCAGGGCGTGGAAGGGCACACCGACGTGGCGAAGGCCATCGAGAAGCTGCTCACCGAGGACTGA
- a CDS encoding Fur family transcriptional regulator: MSHSHSHSHEPEESKDEVLARYMAQHGLKSTRQRSLIIDTFFAMGGHLSVEELWNKVREQDTKVSVATVYRTMKLLNECGLAHARNFGDGQTRYEAAAGREHHDHLICTRCGTIVEFENDRIEAMQDAVARKHGFKVTSHKMELYGLCKDCQRAAGAAPTAA; encoded by the coding sequence ATGAGCCACAGCCACAGCCACAGTCATGAGCCGGAGGAGTCGAAGGACGAGGTGCTCGCCCGCTACATGGCCCAGCACGGGCTGAAGAGCACTCGCCAGCGCAGCCTCATCATCGACACCTTCTTCGCCATGGGGGGGCACCTGTCGGTGGAGGAGCTGTGGAACAAGGTGCGCGAACAGGACACCAAGGTGTCCGTGGCCACCGTGTACCGGACCATGAAGCTGCTCAACGAGTGCGGCCTGGCCCACGCGCGCAACTTCGGCGACGGGCAGACGCGCTACGAAGCGGCGGCGGGGCGGGAGCACCACGACCACCTCATCTGCACGCGGTGCGGCACCATCGTCGAGTTCGAGAATGACCGGATCGAGGCGATGCAGGACGCGGTGGCCCGCAAGCACGGCTTCAAGGTGACGTCGCACAAGATGGAGCTGTACGGGCTGTGCAAGGACTGCCAGCGCGCCGCGGGCGCGGCCCCGACGGCGGCATGA
- a CDS encoding FmdB family zinc ribbon protein: MPIYEYACQSCGKTIDVLQKISDPTPAACTECGAEGSLSKVVSRSSFVLKGGGWYSDLYSSTKKDGGSSSDSSSSSSSSSSSSSSSSTSSASSTSSSTSTPASTPAPAAAASGDKK; encoded by the coding sequence ATGCCCATCTACGAATACGCCTGCCAGAGCTGTGGAAAGACCATCGACGTGCTGCAGAAGATCTCGGACCCGACTCCGGCCGCCTGCACCGAGTGCGGCGCCGAGGGCTCCCTGTCCAAGGTCGTCAGCCGCTCCAGCTTCGTCCTGAAGGGCGGCGGCTGGTACTCGGACCTGTACAGCTCGACGAAGAAGGACGGCGGCTCCTCCAGCGACTCCTCCTCGTCCAGCAGCAGCAGCTCGTCGTCTTCGAGCAGCTCGTCGACGTCGTCTGCGAGCAGCACCTCGTCCTCGACCAGCACCCCGGCCAGCACCCCCGCGCCCGCCGCGGCGGCGTCTGGCGACAAGAAGTAG
- a CDS encoding PHP-associated domain-containing protein: MLIDLHAHSYLSKGCDLDPRAVLERAALFGLDGVAFTETNTQDGCDELFDLGAKSKLKVFVGLELVTDRGQYLCFFPKPELAPEPVQLWGSNREKPWSAAECLPKVKSLGAAIIAARPYDRDSQNPAMDFIRTLNILSAVEGYNARVKQTSNDLAVEAAEALKLPCVGGSDARGSLDEVGRGATFFKRDIKTQAELVAELLKGEYWPVMAGELPRLTRPGEAQAARKSGGGGGGGGRGGKRRRRQ; the protein is encoded by the coding sequence ATGCTCATCGACCTGCACGCCCATTCCTACCTCTCCAAGGGTTGCGATTTGGATCCTCGCGCCGTGCTGGAGCGGGCCGCGCTGTTCGGCCTGGACGGGGTGGCCTTCACCGAGACGAACACCCAGGACGGCTGTGACGAGCTGTTCGACCTGGGAGCGAAGTCGAAGCTGAAGGTCTTCGTCGGGTTGGAGCTGGTGACGGACCGTGGCCAGTACCTGTGCTTCTTCCCGAAGCCGGAGCTGGCCCCGGAGCCGGTGCAGCTGTGGGGCAGCAACCGCGAGAAGCCGTGGAGCGCCGCGGAGTGCCTGCCCAAGGTGAAGTCGCTGGGCGCCGCCATCATCGCGGCGCGGCCGTATGACAGGGACTCGCAGAACCCGGCCATGGACTTCATCCGCACGCTCAACATCCTGAGCGCGGTGGAGGGCTACAACGCCCGGGTGAAGCAGACGTCCAACGACCTGGCCGTGGAGGCCGCCGAGGCGCTGAAGCTCCCGTGCGTCGGGGGCAGCGACGCGCGGGGCTCGCTGGACGAGGTGGGCCGCGGGGCCACCTTCTTCAAGCGCGACATCAAGACGCAGGCGGAGCTGGTGGCCGAGCTGCTCAAGGGCGAGTACTGGCCCGTCATGGCCGGCGAGCTGCCGCGCCTCACCCGGCCCGGAGAGGCCCAGGCCGCGCGCAAGTCGGGCGGCGGGGGCGGAGGCGGTGGCCGGGGCGGCAAGCGCCGTCGCCGGCAGTAG
- a CDS encoding alpha-amylase family glycosyl hydrolase: protein MTPFRFPRALAFPALLLAAACGETEDSIPVRTCEVTLTYAPQLSVQGAVSVVGEWDGFSSTNPLKLQDRGDGVFTARLEGLEPRDYGYRFVLGDKQLMDPQNPYTRWVRADEYSRLTVPDCRQPVLELRRFSVTPSGRLDLEVAYLDGTDEAGPAKEGVELSVDGEVKPNAFDRSTGRFILDAEPLERGKHHVKVTARDSQGREANSLYLPFWVEEEKFRWESGLMYFAFTDRFHNARADNDGPVADVDPIANYQGGDFAGITEKLEAGYFDAMGIRTLWISPVDQNPEGRFVGTGGKYYSGYHGYWPSKPRTTQHRFGSLEELRALTTAAHKRGIRVIADLVLNHVHQEHPYWVEHQGDGWFNTSASCVCGSQDCDWEEKRLTCKFTNYLPDFNWRSSDMVDQFIDDSLWWLEAADFDGFRMDAVKHMDQVAGRTLRGKLKEITAMTGTEFYLVGETFVGADGRSQIARYVSPRELDGQFDFPMYWPLREAFADGQGLERVDAAVRANEVFYAPGTINSPFIGNHDVARFMSQAAKQLEGAGGDPFSNSRPPATVTDASAFEKAKYAFTFLLTQPGVPLVYYGDEVGMPGAGDPDNRRMMRFDSMLEPMEKELLEVVQKLGRARRLNPALQTGERHTLRVESDLYIFQRSLPGGGPGAIVVINRGTVQRPSLEIDLVGSLAAETGPYEDIFSGRTLQLAGTATVVELPPRSVSVYVPAEVLLP from the coding sequence ATGACGCCCTTCCGCTTCCCCCGCGCCCTGGCATTTCCGGCGCTGTTGCTCGCCGCCGCCTGCGGTGAGACCGAAGATTCCATTCCCGTCCGGACCTGCGAGGTGACGTTGACCTACGCCCCGCAGCTGTCCGTGCAGGGCGCCGTGTCCGTCGTCGGCGAGTGGGACGGCTTCTCGTCCACCAACCCGCTGAAGCTGCAGGACCGGGGCGACGGCGTGTTCACCGCGCGCCTGGAGGGGCTGGAGCCGCGCGACTACGGCTACCGCTTCGTCCTGGGGGACAAGCAGCTGATGGACCCCCAGAACCCGTACACCCGCTGGGTGCGCGCCGACGAGTACTCGCGGCTCACCGTGCCGGACTGCCGCCAGCCGGTGCTGGAGCTGCGGCGCTTCTCGGTGACGCCGTCGGGCCGGCTGGACCTGGAGGTCGCCTATCTCGACGGGACGGACGAGGCGGGGCCGGCGAAGGAGGGCGTGGAGCTGTCGGTGGACGGCGAGGTGAAGCCCAACGCGTTCGATCGGAGCACGGGCCGCTTCATCCTCGATGCCGAGCCCCTGGAGCGGGGCAAGCACCACGTCAAGGTGACGGCCCGGGACTCCCAGGGCCGCGAGGCGAACTCCCTCTACCTGCCCTTCTGGGTGGAGGAGGAGAAGTTCCGGTGGGAGTCGGGGCTGATGTACTTCGCCTTCACGGACCGGTTCCACAACGCCCGCGCGGACAACGACGGGCCCGTGGCGGACGTGGACCCCATCGCCAACTACCAGGGCGGGGACTTCGCCGGCATCACCGAGAAGCTCGAGGCTGGCTACTTCGACGCGATGGGCATCCGCACGCTGTGGATCTCCCCGGTGGACCAGAACCCCGAGGGGCGCTTCGTCGGCACGGGCGGCAAGTACTACTCGGGCTACCACGGCTACTGGCCGTCCAAGCCCCGCACTACCCAGCACCGCTTCGGCTCGCTGGAGGAGCTGCGCGCGCTCACCACCGCCGCCCACAAGCGCGGCATCCGCGTCATCGCGGACCTGGTGCTCAACCACGTGCACCAGGAGCACCCGTACTGGGTCGAGCACCAGGGTGACGGCTGGTTCAACACCTCCGCCAGCTGCGTGTGCGGCAGCCAGGACTGTGACTGGGAGGAGAAGCGCCTCACCTGCAAGTTCACCAACTACCTGCCGGACTTCAACTGGCGCTCGTCGGACATGGTGGACCAGTTCATCGACGACTCGCTGTGGTGGCTGGAGGCGGCCGACTTCGACGGCTTTCGCATGGACGCCGTGAAGCACATGGACCAGGTGGCGGGGCGCACCCTGCGCGGGAAGCTGAAGGAAATCACCGCCATGACGGGCACCGAGTTCTACCTGGTGGGCGAGACGTTCGTCGGCGCCGATGGCCGCTCGCAGATTGCCCGCTACGTCAGCCCCCGCGAGCTGGATGGCCAGTTCGACTTCCCCATGTACTGGCCGCTGCGCGAGGCCTTCGCGGACGGGCAGGGGCTGGAGCGGGTGGACGCCGCCGTGCGCGCCAACGAGGTCTTCTACGCGCCGGGCACCATCAACTCGCCCTTCATCGGCAACCACGACGTGGCGCGCTTCATGTCGCAGGCGGCGAAGCAGCTCGAGGGCGCGGGGGGAGACCCGTTCAGCAACTCCCGCCCGCCGGCCACGGTGACGGACGCGTCCGCCTTCGAGAAGGCGAAGTACGCCTTCACCTTCCTGCTCACCCAGCCGGGCGTGCCGCTCGTGTACTACGGCGATGAGGTGGGCATGCCGGGCGCGGGCGACCCGGACAACCGGCGGATGATGCGCTTCGACTCCATGCTGGAGCCGATGGAGAAGGAGCTGCTGGAGGTGGTCCAGAAGCTGGGCCGGGCCCGGCGGCTGAACCCGGCGCTGCAGACAGGCGAGCGGCACACGCTGCGCGTGGAGAGCGACCTCTACATCTTCCAGCGGAGCCTGCCGGGTGGCGGGCCGGGCGCCATCGTGGTCATCAATCGGGGCACGGTGCAGCGGCCGTCGCTGGAGATAGACCTGGTGGGCAGCCTGGCCGCCGAGACGGGGCCGTACGAGGACATCTTCAGCGGACGCACGCTTCAGCTCGCGGGGACGGCGACCGTGGTGGAGCTGCCACCGCGCAGCGTCTCCGTGTACGTCCCCGCGGAGGTCCTCCTGCCGTAG